Proteins found in one Diorhabda sublineata isolate icDioSubl1.1 chromosome 9, icDioSubl1.1, whole genome shotgun sequence genomic segment:
- the LOC130448892 gene encoding COP9 signalosome complex subunit 9, with amino-acid sequence MKPAIVADEMFPEGAGPYMDLEEAGGSSGLLMDLTANEKAVHADFFNDFEDLYDDEDLQ; translated from the exons atgaaacctGCTATAGTAGCCGATGAAATGTTTCCAGAAGGAGCTGGGCCGTATATGGACCTAGAGGAA GCTGGAGGATCTTCTGGTTTGTTGATGGATTTAACTGCAAATGAAAAGGCTGTGCATgctgatttttttaatg ATTTTGAAGATCTTTATGATGATGAGGATTTGCAGTAg
- the LOC130448889 gene encoding sodium/potassium-transporting ATPase subunit beta-1-like, which yields MAISKKEPDNGVVEFQFYQPENRTKWEAFRKAIYDKSTNQFLGRTPKSWGQLLIFYSIFYIVLAALFAVCMQGLFATLDDRQPRWKLGESLIGENPGLGFRPISDKTEEGSLIWYNITNGTTIDKWVDLVNTFLQPYNANQSGENFVSCNFEKGPGEDEVCRTTSSTFGNCTLENNYGYNSFSPCMFLKLNRIIDWTPVYYTSTQPGMPKELSDHLDNLKAAGKSETDRMVWVTCNGIDDIDKENIKGFRYHPAGFASYYYPYKNIKNYLSPIVAVEILDLTPNIVVTIECRAWAANIQYRTGLNRAGSVRFEIQVDGEYKATTKPPTISSIQQNNSTVVSTTTTKIENSTAFTSSPTSVTAPS from the exons ATGGCGATTAGTAAAAAAGAACCGGATAACGGTGTCGTTgagtttcaattttatcaacCGGAAAACAGGACTAAATGGGAAGCTTTTCGAAAAGCTATTTACGATAAATCGACTAATCAGTTCCTGGGAAGAACGCCAAAAAGTTGGG GTCAACTATTAATTTTCTACTCGATTTTTTACATCGTATTAGCAGCGTTATTTGCAGTATGTATGCAAGGTCTTTTTGCCACTTTAGATGATAGACAACCTAGATGGAAATTGGGTGAAAGTCTCATAGGAGAAAATCCTGGTTTGGGATTTAGACCAATATCTGATAAAACCGAAGAAGGATCTCTAATATGGTACAATATCACCAATGGCACCACCATTGACAAGTGGGTGGATTTAGTTAATACATTTTTACAAC ctTACAACGCCAACCAATCAGGTGAAAACTTTGTTTCCTGCAATTTCGAAAAAGGACCCGGAGAAGATGAAGTTTGTCGAACGACTTCTAGCACTTTTGGAAACTGTACGCTTGAAAACAACTATGGGTATAACTCGTTTTCACCTTGCATGTTTCTAAAATTGAATCGA attatCGACTGGACTCCCGTTTACTACACATCCACTCAACCTGGTATGCCCAAAGAGTTGTCAGATCATTTGGACAAT cTGAAAGCTGCAGGTAAATCAGAAACGGATCGTATGGTCTGGGTGACTTGTAATGGTATCGACGATATcgataaagaaaatatcaagggTTTCAGATACCATCCAGCGGGTTTCGCCAGTTACTATTATCCgtataaaaacatcaaaaattatttgagtcCAATAGTCGCAGTTGAAATACTTGACTTGACAC ctAACATCGTGGTTACAATAGAATGTCGAGCATGGGCGGCAAATATTCAATACAGAACCGGTTTGAACAGAGCCGGCTCGGTGAGATTTGAGATACAAGTTGACGGAGAATATAAAGCAACAACCAAACCACCGACTATATCTTcaatacaacaaaataattctaCAGTTGTATCAACAACAActactaaaattgaaaatagtacCGCGTTTACTTCATCGCCTACTTCCGTGACGGCTCCTTCCtag
- the LOC130448557 gene encoding cuticle protein-like — translation MKFIIAISAFLFAFATGSPTGYVVDIPAPISSQYYTQDELGRYSYGYSNQLSAKAEARSLDGSVLGSYSYLDPNGKIQSVEYTADDSGFRVAASNIPVAPVPEVPTPVQDTPEVLEARAKHLAAIEDVKSRAGQNDLREDLNSVEIVAAKNDVALKKDGAALAITSSVPLPTFLPITYRSTVYATPGIAIKSFVSPTVAVKAAPLQAFSYAYGINNYYSGFHYPGFTTYPATFVAGPVTKFENVEQAKGRSGEGEEMKENKTS, via the exons ATGAAATTCATCATTGCGATCTCTGCGTTTCTGTTCGCTTTCGCGACCGGATCGCCGACCGGGTATGTCGTCGATATACCAGCCCCGATTTCCAGCCAATATTACACACAGGACGAGTTAGGACGATATAGTTATGGTTACTCCAATCAACTAAGTGCCAAGGCGGAAGCTAGATCTTTGGATGGTTCAGTTCTGGGAAGCTACAGCTATTTAGATCCAAATGGTAAAATTCAATCGGTGGAATATACGGCCGACGATAGCGGATTTAGAGTAGCGGCCTCTAATATACCCGTAGCGCCCGTACCCGAAGTACCCACTCCAGTTCAAGATACCCCGGAGGTTCTGGAGGCTAGGGCTAAACATCTCGCAGCAATTGAAGATGTAAag AGCCGCGCCGGTCAAAATGACTTACGAGAAGATTTGAATTCGGTGGAAATAGTGGCAGCAAAAAATGATGTAGCTCTTAAAAAGGATGGCGCAGCGCTTGCTATCACTTCTTCGGTCCCACTACCTACCTTTCTACCAATAACATACAG GTCTACTGTTTACGCTACACCAGGTATAGCGATTAAATCTTTCGTCTCCCCTACCGTTGCTGTTAAAGCTGCTCCCCTTCAGGCCTTCTCTTATGCATATGGTATAAATAACTACTACAGTGGTTTCCATTACCCAGGATTCACGACCTACCCCGCAACCTTTGTGGCTGGTCCGGtcactaaatttgaaaatgttgaacAAGCTAAAGGGCGTTCTGGAGAGGGAGAGGAAATGAAAGAAAACAAGACTTCGTAG